gataaattataatgataaattaatattttattgatattaaaatataaattaattttttaattatttttaatattttttaattatataaaatatttaaaaaaattttaataaataataatgtgTATTATTGCTAAACTCGTTTTAAGAATACatgttaataataaaattaaatatgcTAACACATGATAGTATTTAGATATATCCAAATcgtatgaaaaatattttttattttttactaagaCACAAGTTGAACACAAATGACACACGTGTCAAACAAGTGTCAGATGAATATCGTGTTCGAAATGTGTCTAATATATATGAGCACAGTCATTCAGCAAAATGTCTGTACTTTAAGTTGTGTTTGTTTATTGAGATATGGATACTACTTGTTAGATACAGTGGTACACGTCTAACATTTGTTTGGTGAGACACGGATTTAGATAGACACTGTGGTATATAGATACACACAAAATACATGTATTTAGTGCTCCTCTTAAAATTGAGACAGAAAGACACAATgcataaaatacaaaatttaacCTTTCTAcccttaattttttttaaattaccaATCCATAAGACACAATGCATAAGATGCAAAAAGTaaaattgatatttaatttataatgtGTGTCTTGTACATTATTACTAAACACAATATAAAATTTATGTATCTTTATGTTTATGTATCTTTGTATATTATTTATGTGTCTATATGTTTCAAAGACATTAAGCAGAGGCAGCATTATAGCATAGAAAAGTAGTTTGGTGCATTAGCATCTGGCATTAACACACAGAATGTAGAAAGGGGTCATACCCaaaaacaataatattaattagattaacCGGTTGTTAATTAATATATAGATATGTATGAAAAAGCTCGTAAGAAACCAAAAAGAAGTGAAAGAAGATCTGCTTGTTGCTTTTGCTTTTTGTGTTCCAAGATTGTAAAATTGAGTGAGAGGGGGTAAAAATAAGCGAGGCAGTTCAGTCAAAGGGAGCAGCATGGTCTCTTTTGGCGCTTCCAGTTTCCTTCTTTTCTGCTTTGAactttaatttttcttctctcttaGTCCATACtctatacatacatacatacatagaGTGAAATGAGGGTTTTTTGGGTTTGGGTAATGTATGTGACAAAGCTTTCCTCATCTGTCACTATCTTTTGCATTAAACATGGATATACTAACAAGCAACACTGTATAACTATGATGTAGACCTATCTTATCtcattataatttaataatttaaatataatcaTACATCACATACAAAATCACTTATTATATGACTATACCATATATGTGGGGCACGACTCCATGTAGAAAAGCTAAGCactagttttattttaattagaaatGTATGAGGTGAAAAGGTTGTCATAATTAGGAAAACATGGTTGGACCAAACGGTAGCCTAGTTTGGTAACCATTTTATTAGGGTGGTTGAGTCACGCTTCCTTGCCCTTGTGTTGTGTTAAATGGCAATGTTAACCATGATGATGCAATGATTCTGTGTGCTTGTTCCCTTTGTCATGCTCGGTATCTCTACTAGAAGTAGCAGTGGCGTGGAATGTGCTTCTTCATTCCCAAATTGAGGTGAAAATTGATTGTTGGGTGGGTAAAAGTAAAAATCTTAAATGCATTATTGGACCACACAGGGATGAATGAAATCAAGGTCGAAACCAAGTACACAATTCATACAATAATTGAATTGAACCTACGCCATACTCTTCTCGCCTAGCCTTGCCTTGCCTATTGCCTTCATCACTACCTaatcttataaaattttgattcattaATTCATGTTACAACTTACAAGTGAGTGAAATGACTAGTACCGGTACCACCAAAGATCATGTCTCTCGCTCCTAATTCTCAAATGGGCTCGTTAATACCTAGATACTCCGGATTATTTTGGGCCATGGGCCGAAAATATTGAAGTCTATGCTTTCAATGAGATTTGAGAGGTTTAAGTTTGACCAGTCCCTTACGGGCCTTACCCACCCACTTTCAGTGATTTGTTTACCAAACATTGTAGTTCTCCAAACCTTTATAAGAATACAAATAAAATCAGAGATGAATTACTAGTTCTTTCTAGTCTAGTATTCTATATCGAAAAATCACCTAAGCAGATATTTTTGACTAAGAAAAAGTTAGAACATGAAAGGCAGtctcagaaaaaaaaaaatagcaacaaGACAGCATAACAAGGTCATAGCAAAGAGCATTACACAACTCTAACCAAAACTCCCAACCACTCGATGAATTCTGTCTTATCCCAGACTCAATAGTTACAACTTTTGCCTTTCTTTTaacaaaaattgaattgaaCCTCTCAGTTAAGATTCAATAGTTTTCTGATCTTCGTTACTAAGTCACCTTTAAAGTAAGGTGGCTGCTAAGAAtcaaattaaaacaaacaaaaaaatatagattTACTTTAATCGAATCTTTTTTCGTTGGGACCTAAAGCAGATGAAATATAATAACACTATTTTTACCCAGGaagtataatataattaatattaacacAATGCTCATATGGCATTAGAAAACTAAGTTTGTAACACAATACTTTGAATCTAGTGAGAATAATCAACTTTGCATTACATAGGGGAAGAAGCAGCAGCATCATCAAGAAATGGATAGTCAGTATAACCAATAACAGGATCAGATGTATAGAACGTTTGGCGGTTATACTCGTTGAGAGGTGCATTAAGTGCGAATCTCTCTGGCAAATCCGGATTAGACAAGAACCAACGACCATAAGCAACAAGATCTGCCCTGTCTTCAGCTATGGCTTTGATCCCATCCTCTCTATCATACCCTCCAGCAACAATGAAAGTGCCATTGAAGGCCTTTCTCATTGGAACCAAACTGTGAGGGCATTCACCTTTTTCTCCAGCGGTTATCATTCTCGGTTCAACCATGTGACAGTAGAGAATACCATATTTGTTGAGTGCATTAACCATGTAAAGCCCCAATGCTTCAGGGTTGGAATCTCCACAATCTAGATACTCTGCATAAGGTGATAGTCTAATTCCAACTCTTTCAGCTCCTACCTCATTCACAACTGCCTCAACAACTTGTAACGGAAATCGACAACGGTTCTCAAGGGATCCACCGTATTCATCTGTTCGGTCATTCACTTTGTCTTTCATAAACTGCTCAAGTAGGTAGCCGTGAGCCCCATGGATCTCCACTCCATCAAAACCTAAGAAGAGTATACCCAAATATGATTTATTTGtccaaataaaaataacatatctAACTACGGCAGAAACTTATATGTGTTTAAGAAcctcaatataataaaaaaattttagagatGAAAATATTATGCAAACTTTTTTAAGGATCTGTTTGAATATATactcacaaaattaaaatttcacaCATGAAGATGTTTCCAtgcaattaattaattaagttaccAGCTCGAATAGCATTTCTAGCAGCAAGTCTGAAGTCGTTGATAACTTGAGGAATTTCCTGGATGCTTAGCGGCCTTGGTTTTGCGAAGGTATCGACTTCGGTGCCACTGCCTCGAGGTTGTGGTGAGAGTTGCTTGTCCGTAGAAGATACAGGGGCTTCACCGTTTGGCTGATAACCTTTTTGTAGCGTAAACATACAACACTTAGTTACCTTCACATAAACGACACTAGTATTTCTAttaagagagaaagagagtacGTACATGTGTTGGAGACTCTTCCAACATGCCAAAGCTGACAGAAGAAGATGCCGCCGTTGGCATGAACAGCGTCCACGATGGGCTTCCATGCATGAACATGCTCGTCGCTCCACAACCCGGGAGTATCAGCATAGCCGCGAGCAGTGGGGGATATACAAGTGGCTTCCGCAATGAGA
The genomic region above belongs to Arachis stenosperma cultivar V10309 chromosome 5, arast.V10309.gnm1.PFL2, whole genome shotgun sequence and contains:
- the LOC130982470 gene encoding putative 12-oxophytodienoate reductase 11 — its product is MDSVIPLLTPYKMGKFNLSHRVVLAPLTRQRSYHNVPQPHAVLYYSQRTTNGGLLIAEATCISPTARGYADTPGLWSDEHVHAWKPIVDAVHANGGIFFCQLWHVGRVSNTCYQPNGEAPVSSTDKQLSPQPRGSGTEVDTFAKPRPLSIQEIPQVINDFRLAARNAIRAGFDGVEIHGAHGYLLEQFMKDKVNDRTDEYGGSLENRCRFPLQVVEAVVNEVGAERVGIRLSPYAEYLDCGDSNPEALGLYMVNALNKYGILYCHMVEPRMITAGEKGECPHSLVPMRKAFNGTFIVAGGYDREDGIKAIAEDRADLVAYGRWFLSNPDLPERFALNAPLNEYNRQTFYTSDPVIGYTDYPFLDDAAASSPM